From Paracoccus suum, the proteins below share one genomic window:
- a CDS encoding hydantoinase B/oxoprolinase family protein has translation MTSPIDPFLAAVIHGALESIAIEMGHKLMRMSYSSIIRESEDFGAALTDAQGRQLCECTMSTPLQSGPIPGYITGILRELEARGDHVQPGDVFMHNDPYGGASHGPDVGFAVPVFHHGALVGFSVTTAHHLEIGALTPGSCGIVDAVDTYAEGLQFKAIRVYDAGRRVEPVWQILRANIRIPDLVVGDMEAQVAAARIGAERYGELLDKYGLEAVTAAYENLLDYSERLMRAAIERLPDGSYNARTFIDGYIDSDDPALRDLPIEVTLTVKGSDLHVDLTGTAPQTSNRPINMPFVGTVDCAVWLTLRSILLDSEIYGNIPQNSGLTRPITIHAPKGCLANPIFPAPVIARFCPGNALADTIMKAIAPAVPEQVSAGIGNLRVMAFSGASQGAPWVHMEIMEGSYGGRAGKDGMDAVDTLYANTRNNPVEDIESHLPLRVRTYELRERVAGPGKWRGGIGSVRSFEMLEDGAVSIEGDGQRFAPWGFAGGADGAPARIELARGGNLAPEALPSKIPYRHLSRGDRLTAVGPCGGGYGNPHERDPQAVLDDLLDGLITADDARAQYGVAIVDGAIDNAETKLLRRPA, from the coding sequence ATGACGTCACCAATCGACCCCTTCCTTGCCGCTGTCATCCACGGCGCGCTGGAGAGCATCGCCATTGAGATGGGCCACAAGCTGATGCGGATGAGCTATTCCAGCATCATCCGCGAGAGCGAGGATTTCGGCGCGGCGCTGACCGACGCGCAGGGCAGGCAGCTGTGCGAATGCACCATGAGTACGCCGCTGCAGTCCGGTCCAATTCCGGGATATATCACCGGCATCCTACGCGAGTTGGAAGCGCGGGGCGATCACGTGCAGCCGGGCGATGTCTTCATGCACAACGACCCCTATGGCGGCGCCTCGCACGGCCCGGACGTGGGGTTTGCCGTGCCGGTTTTCCACCATGGCGCGCTGGTCGGTTTTTCGGTGACGACCGCGCACCATCTCGAAATTGGGGCCCTGACCCCCGGCAGTTGCGGTATCGTCGACGCGGTCGACACCTATGCCGAGGGGCTGCAGTTCAAGGCAATCCGGGTTTACGACGCCGGCCGCCGGGTCGAGCCCGTGTGGCAGATCTTGCGCGCGAATATCCGCATTCCCGACCTCGTGGTCGGCGACATGGAGGCGCAAGTCGCGGCGGCCCGTATCGGGGCAGAGCGCTATGGCGAATTGCTGGATAAATACGGCCTGGAGGCGGTGACCGCGGCCTATGAGAATCTGCTCGATTATTCCGAGCGGCTGATGCGGGCGGCGATCGAGCGCCTTCCGGACGGCAGCTACAATGCCCGCACTTTCATCGACGGGTACATTGACAGCGACGATCCGGCGCTGCGCGACCTACCCATCGAAGTGACCCTGACCGTCAAGGGCTCGGATCTGCATGTTGATCTGACAGGCACGGCGCCGCAGACTTCCAACCGACCGATCAACATGCCCTTCGTCGGCACCGTGGATTGCGCGGTCTGGCTTACGCTCCGCTCGATCCTGCTGGACAGCGAAATCTACGGGAACATTCCGCAAAACAGCGGTTTGACGCGGCCCATCACGATTCATGCCCCCAAGGGCTGTCTGGCCAATCCGATCTTTCCGGCCCCTGTAATTGCGCGTTTCTGTCCTGGAAATGCCCTGGCCGACACGATCATGAAGGCGATCGCGCCGGCGGTTCCTGAGCAGGTCAGCGCGGGGATCGGTAATTTGCGCGTCATGGCTTTCTCCGGCGCGTCTCAGGGCGCCCCGTGGGTGCACATGGAGATCATGGAGGGCTCGTACGGTGGCCGCGCCGGGAAGGACGGCATGGACGCGGTCGACACCCTCTACGCCAACACCCGCAACAACCCGGTCGAGGATATCGAGTCGCACCTACCCCTGCGGGTGCGGACCTATGAGCTGCGCGAGCGTGTGGCCGGACCGGGTAAATGGCGGGGCGGTATCGGCTCGGTCCGCTCCTTCGAGATGTTGGAGGACGGGGCCGTTTCTATCGAAGGCGACGGGCAGCGGTTCGCGCCCTGGGGCTTTGCGGGAGGGGCAGACGGCGCCCCGGCACGGATCGAGCTCGCCCGCGGCGGCAATCTTGCCCCCGAGGCTTTGCCGTCCAAGATTCCCTACCGCCACCTGTCACGCGGGGATCGCCTCACGGCGGTCGGTCCGTGCGGCGGCGGTTACGGCAATCCGCACGAACGTGATCCGCAAGCCGTTCTCGACGACCTTCTGGACGGCTTGATCACCGCGGATGATGCCCGCGCGCAGTACGGGGTCGCCATCGTGGATGGCGCGATCGACAACGCCGAAACGAAGCTTTTGCGCCGACCCGCTTGA
- a CDS encoding sugar ABC transporter substrate-binding protein, whose product MNVHNSAPIIAVAVLLAAGLPAHARDGVEAAKAEIAAYSGQPEFTAPGEPFDARACMKGKKILTIPASSAIPFIKTIADGKDALAKTLGFEHRQWENQGSPTQYIQGMEYGANNGFNLISLLAGADPRFFQPQVIGAQGKGVKVVASHLTGLEQEPPAGVDSATAIDYRKAGELMADWTIAKTGGKVNALVLTSNEALSTDSIVDGLKSAFAANCPDCAFELANVPIVDWATKVQPLVQGKLQTNANLNYIIPIYDSMSQFVVPAIQIAGKTAQVKVATFNGTPFVLDMIRDGSVEMDIGENLDWISHAMLDAEMRLLCDLPAVRDSKVPLKVFDAEHMDGVSKPAKASEGYGDAYVAGYKSLWKLE is encoded by the coding sequence ATGAACGTCCACAATTCCGCGCCCATTATCGCCGTAGCCGTGCTGCTGGCCGCGGGGCTGCCGGCCCACGCCCGGGACGGTGTGGAAGCCGCGAAGGCCGAGATCGCGGCGTATTCGGGTCAACCCGAATTCACGGCGCCAGGTGAGCCGTTCGACGCCCGCGCCTGCATGAAGGGCAAGAAGATCCTGACGATCCCGGCCTCCAGTGCGATTCCTTTCATCAAGACTATCGCTGACGGCAAGGACGCGTTGGCCAAGACCCTCGGCTTCGAGCATCGCCAGTGGGAGAATCAGGGCAGCCCGACCCAGTATATCCAAGGCATGGAATACGGGGCTAATAACGGCTTCAACCTGATCAGCCTGCTGGCCGGCGCGGACCCCCGCTTCTTTCAGCCGCAAGTGATCGGCGCCCAAGGGAAGGGCGTTAAGGTCGTTGCATCGCATCTGACGGGTCTCGAGCAGGAGCCGCCGGCCGGTGTCGATTCCGCGACGGCCATCGACTACCGCAAGGCGGGTGAACTGATGGCCGACTGGACCATCGCCAAGACCGGCGGAAAGGTGAACGCGCTGGTCCTGACCTCCAACGAGGCGTTATCCACAGACAGTATCGTGGATGGCCTTAAGTCCGCATTTGCGGCGAACTGCCCGGATTGCGCCTTTGAGCTGGCGAACGTTCCGATCGTCGACTGGGCGACTAAGGTCCAGCCGCTGGTGCAGGGCAAGCTGCAGACCAACGCGAACCTGAACTACATCATCCCGATCTATGACAGCATGTCGCAATTCGTGGTCCCGGCGATCCAGATCGCGGGCAAGACGGCTCAGGTGAAAGTCGCCACCTTCAACGGGACGCCCTTTGTGCTGGACATGATCCGCGACGGCAGCGTCGAGATGGATATCGGCGAAAACCTAGACTGGATCTCGCATGCCATGTTGGACGCGGAAATGCGGCTGCTGTGCGACCTTCCCGCAGTTCGCGATTCCAAGGTCCCGCTGAAGGTATTCGATGCCGAGCATATGGACGGGGTCAGCAAGCCGGCGAAAGCGTCCGAGGGCTACGGCGACGCCTATGTGGCGGGCTACAAGTCCCTGTGGAAGCTGGAATAG
- a CDS encoding sugar ABC transporter ATP-binding protein: MEAAPRLAISGLTKSFGGVHALRDVDLTVASGEIHGLLGTNGSGKSTLIKVLAGVHAPDAGRLEVDGRQVSLPLAPGEGERHGLAFVHQNLALLPEATVIENLIAGDRRHLGRWHIDWAAQTRRARALFEKHGLRLDPRTPVEDLTQVQRAEFAIVRAADRLADTGGVLVLDEPTPFLPLDDVRELFGLMRRLAGQGVSIVFVSHDIDEILEITERATILRDGCVVSTFVTRNTPRDAIVRAIVGSDVAGGRVIPAPVDTAPVRVRVEDLTSATLSPLSFEVRAGEVLGLTGLLGSGYDEVPYLLAGARSAAGGQLTVDGQTVAVASVTPARAKRDGIVLIPGDRQKAGLALDISLAENAMLPLLGKSRTIHPDARNKATRVLMDRFGVKARHPAQAAGELSGGNQQKLVLGKWFQLGPRLVLLDEPTQGIDVGARREIFERIAELCASGTAVICATSEFDQLEAIAHRVLVFDRGRIKTQLKGDHVAKQHIAEACYQEDRVHDAI; the protein is encoded by the coding sequence GTGGAGGCTGCGCCGCGGCTGGCCATCTCGGGGCTGACGAAGTCATTTGGCGGCGTCCATGCCCTGCGCGATGTCGACCTGACAGTCGCATCGGGGGAAATCCATGGCCTGCTCGGGACCAACGGGTCCGGCAAATCCACACTGATCAAGGTCCTGGCAGGGGTGCATGCCCCAGACGCCGGTCGGCTCGAGGTTGATGGCCGGCAGGTTTCCTTGCCGCTGGCCCCCGGCGAGGGCGAGAGGCACGGGCTTGCCTTTGTCCACCAGAACCTGGCCCTTTTGCCTGAGGCGACGGTAATCGAGAACCTGATCGCAGGTGACCGTCGCCATCTTGGCCGCTGGCATATTGACTGGGCGGCGCAAACCCGCCGGGCTCGCGCCCTGTTCGAAAAGCACGGCCTGCGACTGGATCCGCGCACGCCGGTCGAAGACCTGACGCAGGTGCAGCGGGCGGAGTTTGCCATTGTCCGCGCCGCCGACCGGCTTGCTGATACGGGCGGGGTGCTTGTCCTCGACGAGCCGACCCCGTTCCTACCGCTCGACGATGTGCGCGAGCTTTTCGGCCTCATGCGCAGACTGGCGGGACAGGGGGTCAGCATCGTCTTTGTGTCGCATGACATCGACGAGATCTTGGAGATCACCGAGCGTGCAACGATCCTGCGTGACGGGTGCGTGGTATCGACCTTCGTGACACGGAACACGCCGCGAGACGCTATCGTGCGCGCTATCGTTGGCAGCGACGTTGCTGGGGGCCGCGTAATTCCCGCGCCGGTCGACACGGCGCCGGTTCGGGTGCGCGTCGAAGATTTGACGAGCGCGACCCTGTCGCCACTGTCCTTCGAGGTGCGGGCCGGCGAGGTCCTCGGGCTGACCGGCCTTTTGGGTTCCGGCTATGACGAGGTGCCATATCTGCTCGCCGGGGCGCGATCCGCGGCTGGCGGCCAACTGACCGTGGATGGGCAAACCGTGGCTGTCGCCTCGGTCACGCCTGCCCGCGCAAAACGGGATGGCATCGTTCTCATTCCCGGGGATCGGCAAAAAGCCGGCCTCGCGCTCGACATCAGCCTCGCCGAAAATGCGATGCTGCCGCTTTTGGGGAAAAGCCGCACCATCCATCCCGACGCACGCAACAAGGCGACTCGCGTCCTGATGGACCGGTTCGGCGTGAAGGCGCGTCATCCCGCGCAGGCGGCGGGCGAGCTTTCCGGCGGCAACCAGCAAAAGCTGGTTCTGGGCAAGTGGTTCCAGCTTGGCCCGAGGCTGGTGCTGCTGGACGAACCGACCCAGGGTATCGATGTCGGTGCCCGTCGCGAGATTTTCGAGCGGATCGCCGAACTCTGCGCATCGGGAACGGCGGTGATCTGCGCCACGTCGGAGTTCGACCAGCTGGAAGCCATTGCCCATCGAGTGCTGGTCTTCGACCGCGGCCGCATCAAGACACAATTGAAGGGCGATCATGTCGCGAAACAGCACATTGCCGAGGCTTGTTATCAAGAGGACCGGGTCCATGACGCGATCTGA
- a CDS encoding ABC transporter permease, producing MTRSDWAEQAERFGLIFVWIVVILLFGALRPDSFLTWSNFSTILGSEAVLVIVTLGLIVPLTAGDFDLSIAQNLTLVSMLTAILNARMGLPIGEVIPLMLLVGAAIGAINAAIILYFRVHSLIVTLGMGTFLHGVTLWVSDSQTIGGLSPALLKYVIINRLFGIPFSFYYALLLALGVWYMLGYTALGQQLLFTGRGREIARLSGVPVGRVRLMALVISGVLGAIAGILYAGTTGSANPSSGTALLLPAFAAAFLGATCIKPGRFNALGSVVAVYFLVTGINGLSVVGFQTFVQDLFYGGALILAVIISQLVSGRKERAL from the coding sequence ATGACGCGATCTGACTGGGCCGAGCAGGCCGAGCGCTTTGGACTGATCTTTGTCTGGATTGTGGTGATCCTGCTGTTCGGGGCCTTGCGGCCCGACTCCTTCCTTACGTGGTCCAACTTTTCGACCATCCTCGGCTCGGAAGCCGTTCTGGTGATCGTCACGCTAGGCCTGATCGTGCCGCTGACCGCGGGGGATTTCGACCTGTCCATCGCGCAGAACCTGACGCTGGTTTCGATGCTGACCGCTATCCTGAACGCGCGGATGGGCCTGCCAATCGGCGAGGTCATTCCGCTGATGTTGCTGGTGGGGGCCGCCATCGGCGCGATCAATGCGGCGATCATCCTTTATTTTCGGGTCCATTCGCTGATCGTGACATTGGGCATGGGTACGTTCCTGCACGGCGTCACGCTATGGGTCAGCGATTCCCAGACCATCGGAGGCCTGTCACCCGCGCTGTTGAAATACGTCATCATCAACCGTCTGTTCGGCATTCCTTTCAGCTTCTACTATGCGCTGCTGCTGGCGCTGGGCGTCTGGTACATGCTCGGCTACACCGCGTTGGGCCAGCAGCTGCTGTTCACGGGTCGCGGACGTGAAATTGCGCGGCTCAGCGGTGTGCCGGTAGGCAGGGTCCGGCTGATGGCGCTGGTAATATCCGGCGTGTTGGGCGCGATCGCGGGCATCCTCTACGCGGGCACGACGGGGTCGGCCAATCCCAGTTCCGGGACCGCGCTGCTGCTGCCCGCCTTCGCCGCCGCTTTCCTGGGTGCGACATGCATCAAGCCCGGCAGGTTCAACGCACTGGGTTCGGTGGTAGCGGTCTATTTCCTGGTGACCGGGATCAACGGGCTATCCGTAGTGGGCTTTCAGACCTTCGTCCAGGATCTGTTTTACGGCGGTGCATTGATCCTCGCGGTCATCATTTCGCAACTCGTCAGTGGACGGAAAGAGAGGGCGCTATGA
- a CDS encoding Zn-dependent hydrolase — translation MTAAEGSPAPLRVNGGRLWKRHMDIARIGAIAGDGCCRLAMTPEDAEARRLLAEWGRAANMEMRVDRAGNMIFLRPGADPARLPVASGSHLDTQPHGGRFDGISGVLAALEVVETLNDAGIETVAPLAVVNWTNEEGVRFAPGLTGSGWYAGFLDDGALDNAPTLEGSCFAEEAERLGWRGADGPAAVRFDSFFELHIEQGPILEQAGRRIGVVESIQGLVWLDVEVRGRDGHAGTTPMDSRSDALLASARMLVALSEIGRAQPDARVSVGQFLPGTDGPSTIMGDVRFVIDVRHPDPATLSLLARRCSEACVVEARTAGCEATVEQRVEISPTRLDANCVSAVENAAALLGESAMRMASGALHDTCNIAEGTPAAMIFVPCRDGISHNVAEYASPEDLAAGASVLLHAMLARAGTA, via the coding sequence ATGACTGCTGCGGAGGGTTCGCCCGCGCCGCTCCGTGTCAACGGTGGGCGGCTGTGGAAGCGTCACATGGACATCGCGCGGATCGGGGCAATCGCGGGCGACGGCTGCTGCCGGCTGGCCATGACGCCCGAGGATGCCGAGGCGCGGCGGTTGCTCGCCGAGTGGGGCCGCGCGGCGAACATGGAGATGCGCGTCGACAGGGCCGGGAACATGATTTTTCTGCGGCCCGGCGCGGATCCCGCGCGCCTGCCTGTGGCTTCGGGCAGTCACCTCGACACCCAACCGCATGGCGGAAGGTTCGACGGGATTTCCGGCGTTCTCGCCGCGCTCGAGGTGGTCGAGACCCTGAACGACGCGGGAATCGAAACCGTTGCCCCGCTCGCGGTCGTCAACTGGACCAATGAAGAGGGGGTGCGCTTTGCCCCCGGTCTGACCGGATCGGGGTGGTATGCCGGATTTCTCGACGATGGCGCGCTGGACAATGCGCCGACGCTGGAAGGCTCATGCTTTGCCGAGGAGGCTGAGCGGCTCGGCTGGCGCGGCGCGGACGGGCCCGCCGCGGTCCGGTTCGATTCATTCTTCGAGCTGCATATCGAGCAAGGGCCCATCCTCGAACAGGCTGGCCGCCGCATCGGCGTGGTCGAATCGATCCAGGGTCTGGTCTGGCTGGACGTCGAGGTCCGCGGACGCGATGGTCACGCTGGCACGACGCCGATGGATAGTCGGAGCGACGCGCTGCTGGCGTCTGCGCGGATGTTGGTCGCGCTGTCGGAGATTGGCCGGGCGCAGCCCGATGCACGCGTCAGCGTTGGCCAATTCCTACCGGGAACCGATGGCCCGTCGACCATCATGGGCGATGTGCGTTTCGTCATCGATGTCCGTCATCCCGATCCGGCAACCTTGTCGCTCCTCGCCCGCCGCTGCTCGGAGGCGTGCGTCGTCGAGGCGCGTACGGCGGGTTGTGAGGCCACCGTCGAACAGCGCGTCGAGATCTCCCCCACGCGGCTGGATGCGAACTGCGTCAGCGCGGTTGAAAACGCCGCGGCCCTGTTGGGCGAAAGCGCTATGCGAATGGCCAGCGGCGCCTTGCACGATACCTGCAACATTGCCGAGGGCACGCCCGCTGCGATGATCTTCGTGCCGTGCCGCGATGGCATCAGCCATAATGTCGCGGAATATGCCTCGCCAGAGGATCTCGCGGCGGGAGCGTCGGTGCTGCTTCATGCAATGCTGGCAAGGGCGGGCACCGCATGA